One window of Mediterraneibacter gnavus ATCC 29149 genomic DNA carries:
- the yabP gene encoding sporulation protein YabP → MEERQMPAKAHKLIVNNRKTSMVTGVLDVLSFDLNEILLETEQGMLMVKGTDLHVNRLSVEKGEVDLSGNIDSIAYSGVNQGGQNESFLSKLFK, encoded by the coding sequence ATGGAAGAACGACAAATGCCGGCGAAGGCACATAAACTGATCGTGAATAACAGAAAGACAAGTATGGTTACCGGAGTTCTGGATGTTCTCTCGTTTGATCTGAATGAGATTCTTCTGGAGACAGAGCAGGGGATGCTTATGGTGAAAGGCACAGACCTCCATGTGAACCGGCTCAGTGTTGAGAAGGGAGAAGTAGACCTTTCCGGAAATATTGACAGTATTGCTTATTCTGGAGTGAATCAGGGCGGGCAAAATGAGAGCTTTCTGTCAAAATTATTTAAGTAG
- a CDS encoding RNA-binding S4 domain-containing protein: MRLDKFLKVSRLIKRRTVANEACDAGRVLVNGKPAKASVKVKVGDVIEIQFGTKTVKVEVLDIQDTTKKEEAKDLFRYL, from the coding sequence ATGAGATTGGACAAATTTTTAAAAGTTTCCAGGCTGATCAAACGCAGGACCGTAGCCAACGAAGCATGTGATGCAGGGAGAGTTCTGGTGAATGGAAAGCCTGCAAAGGCATCCGTAAAAGTGAAAGTGGGAGATGTGATCGAGATTCAGTTCGGTACAAAAACGGTGAAAGTAGAAGTGCTGGATATTCAGGATACGACCAAGAAAGAAGAGGCGAAAGACCTGTTCCGCTATTTATAA
- a CDS encoding HU family DNA-binding protein, producing the protein MNKTELIAAIAEQAEISKKDAEKALKAFVDVVTEQLKEGEKVQLVGFGTFEVSERAAREGRNPQTGKTMKIAACKAPKFKAGKALKDAVNA; encoded by the coding sequence ATGAACAAAACAGAATTGATCGCAGCAATCGCTGAGCAGGCAGAAATTTCAAAGAAAGATGCAGAGAAAGCATTAAAAGCTTTTGTTGATGTAGTAACAGAGCAGTTAAAAGAAGGAGAAAAAGTACAGTTAGTAGGATTCGGTACTTTTGAAGTAAGCGAAAGAGCAGCAAGAGAAGGAAGAAATCCTCAGACAGGAAAGACAATGAAGATCGCAGCTTGCAAAGCTCCGAAATTCAAAGCTGGAAAAGCTCTGAAAGATGCTGTAAACGCATAA
- a CDS encoding phospho-sugar mutase, producing the protein MGYKEIYNEWLTNAYFDADTKAELERIASDENEIKERFYTDLEFGTAGLRGIIGAGTNRMNIYTVRKATQGLANYILKSGNAEKGVAIAFDSRRMSPEFAQEAACCLAANGIKAYVFDSLRPTPELSYAVRKLGCIAGINITASHNPPEYNGYKVYWEDGAQITPPHDKGIMDEVKAVTDYTTMKTMPAEDAKAAGLYEVIGAEVDDAYIAELKKQVIHQDAIDAVGKDLKIVYSPLHGTGNIPARRILKELGFENVYVVKEQELPDGEFPTVSYPNPEAAEAFELGLKLAREVDADIVLATDPDADRLGVRVKDKNGEYHDLTGNMSGCLLADYEIGQRNALRGLPEDGYLIKTIVTTNMADAIADYYNTGLIEVLTGFKYIGQQILGFETSKKGEYLFGFEESYGCLIGTHARDKDAIVATMALCEAAAYYKTKDMTLWDAMIEMYERYGYYKDDIQSITLKGIEGLAKIQEILETLRKNPPAEIAGYKVLKARDYKADTIQDMQTGEVSSTGLPTSNVLYYDLSDDAWLCVRPSGTEPKVKFYYGIKGTSLSDADEKSAAMGREVLAMIDKIM; encoded by the coding sequence ATGGGTTACAAAGAAATATACAATGAGTGGTTGACAAATGCTTATTTTGATGCAGATACAAAAGCAGAACTGGAGCGTATCGCATCAGATGAGAACGAGATCAAAGAGCGTTTTTATACAGATTTAGAGTTTGGTACAGCAGGACTTCGGGGAATTATCGGAGCCGGAACGAACCGTATGAATATTTATACAGTGAGAAAGGCAACACAGGGACTGGCAAACTATATTTTAAAGAGTGGAAACGCAGAAAAAGGAGTTGCCATCGCATTTGACTCACGCCGGATGTCACCGGAATTTGCACAGGAAGCGGCATGCTGCCTGGCTGCGAACGGAATCAAAGCCTATGTATTCGATTCTCTTCGTCCGACACCGGAGCTTTCTTATGCAGTCAGAAAACTCGGATGTATTGCCGGAATCAACATTACAGCCAGCCATAATCCACCGGAGTACAATGGTTATAAGGTATACTGGGAAGATGGCGCGCAGATCACACCGCCTCATGACAAAGGAATCATGGATGAAGTCAAGGCAGTGACAGATTATACGACTATGAAGACGATGCCGGCAGAGGATGCCAAAGCAGCCGGACTCTACGAAGTGATCGGAGCAGAGGTGGATGATGCCTACATAGCAGAGCTGAAAAAGCAGGTGATCCATCAGGATGCCATTGATGCAGTTGGAAAAGATCTGAAGATCGTATACAGTCCGCTTCATGGAACGGGAAATATTCCTGCCCGCAGAATTTTAAAAGAGCTCGGTTTTGAGAACGTATACGTAGTCAAAGAGCAGGAACTGCCGGACGGCGAATTCCCGACTGTTTCTTATCCGAATCCGGAGGCGGCAGAGGCATTTGAACTGGGACTTAAGCTGGCAAGAGAAGTGGATGCAGACATTGTGCTTGCTACAGATCCGGATGCAGACCGTCTGGGTGTCCGGGTAAAAGATAAAAACGGTGAATATCACGATCTGACAGGGAATATGTCCGGCTGTCTCCTTGCAGACTATGAGATCGGACAGAGAAACGCATTGAGAGGACTTCCTGAGGATGGATATCTCATCAAAACGATCGTTACAACAAATATGGCAGATGCGATTGCAGATTACTATAACACAGGGCTGATTGAAGTTCTGACCGGATTCAAATATATCGGACAGCAGATTCTGGGATTTGAGACAAGCAAAAAAGGCGAGTACTTATTTGGATTTGAAGAAAGCTATGGATGCCTGATCGGAACACACGCAAGAGATAAAGATGCGATCGTTGCGACAATGGCACTCTGCGAGGCAGCTGCTTACTACAAGACAAAAGACATGACTCTCTGGGATGCCATGATCGAGATGTATGAGAGATACGGATATTACAAAGATGATATCCAGTCTATCACACTCAAAGGAATCGAAGGACTTGCAAAGATCCAGGAGATCCTTGAGACACTCCGTAAGAATCCGCCGGCAGAGATCGCAGGCTACAAAGTGCTGAAAGCGAGAGACTACAAAGCAGACACGATCCAGGATATGCAGACTGGTGAAGTATCTTCGACAGGTCTTCCGACATCGAACGTATTGTACTATGATCTTTCTGATGATGCATGGTTATGTGTGAGACCGTCAGGAACAGAGCCGAAAGTCAAATTCTACTACGGTATCAAAGGAACCTCCCTTTCTGATGCAGATGAAAAATCCGCAGCTATGGGCAGAGAAGTGCTGGCAATGATTGATAAGATTATGTAA
- a CDS encoding CCA tRNA nucleotidyltransferase, producing MKIELPRKVVLIIKNLQRHGYDAYAVGGCVRDSILNRKPEDWDITTSAKPEQVKRIFRRTVDTGIEHGTVTVLIGKDGFEVTTYRVDGLYEDGRHPKEVTFTSRLEEDLKRRDFTINAMAYNDDERLVDAFGGMRDLNYHLIRCVGDPKERFSEDALRILRAVRFSAQLAFPIEPETAEAIKSLAPNLEKISAERIQAELVKLLVSDHPERIQDACELGITKVVLPEWDDMVGVKQNTPHHKYDVAAHTVHALQNVKNDKVLRLTMLFHDMGKPVMKTTDENGRDHFKGHAIASEQIAKTVMKRLKFDNDTIRKVTKLVAYHDYRMEPTGANVRRAMHEIGVELFPYYLAVRLADTKAQSSYERRGKLENIIQIRELYRNALRNKECVTLKDLAVTGTDLINLGIAPGKELGTLLNELLDMVIEDPAWNQKGKLCDYVKERFGF from the coding sequence ATGAAAATAGAATTGCCAAGAAAAGTAGTTTTGATTATTAAAAACTTACAGAGACATGGTTATGATGCATATGCGGTGGGCGGCTGTGTCCGGGATTCCATTCTGAACAGAAAACCGGAGGACTGGGATATCACGACTTCTGCAAAGCCGGAGCAGGTGAAGCGGATCTTCCGACGTACCGTGGACACCGGGATCGAGCATGGGACGGTAACAGTTCTGATTGGAAAAGACGGATTTGAGGTGACCACTTACCGGGTGGACGGACTGTATGAGGATGGCCGTCATCCGAAAGAGGTGACATTTACAAGCCGGCTGGAGGAAGATTTAAAGAGACGGGATTTCACGATCAACGCCATGGCATACAATGATGATGAGCGCCTGGTGGATGCGTTTGGCGGAATGAGGGACTTGAATTATCACCTGATCCGTTGTGTGGGTGATCCGAAGGAGCGTTTTTCAGAGGATGCACTTCGGATTCTGCGCGCAGTACGTTTTTCTGCGCAGCTGGCATTTCCAATCGAGCCGGAGACCGCAGAAGCGATCAAAAGTCTGGCTCCGAATCTGGAAAAGATCAGTGCAGAGCGGATTCAGGCAGAGCTGGTAAAACTGCTGGTATCCGATCATCCGGAGCGGATTCAGGATGCCTGTGAGCTGGGAATCACAAAAGTGGTGCTTCCGGAATGGGATGACATGGTCGGTGTGAAGCAGAATACGCCACATCATAAATATGATGTAGCTGCACACACAGTTCATGCGCTGCAGAATGTAAAGAATGATAAAGTCCTCAGACTAACCATGTTGTTCCATGATATGGGAAAACCAGTAATGAAGACCACAGATGAAAATGGAAGAGACCATTTCAAAGGGCATGCGATCGCCAGCGAGCAAATTGCAAAAACAGTGATGAAACGTTTGAAATTTGATAATGATACGATTCGAAAAGTAACAAAGCTTGTTGCGTATCATGATTACCGGATGGAACCGACCGGAGCGAACGTGCGCCGCGCCATGCATGAGATCGGGGTGGAACTCTTTCCATATTATCTGGCAGTCCGGCTTGCAGATACAAAAGCGCAGAGTTCTTATGAACGCAGAGGAAAGCTGGAAAATATCATTCAGATCAGAGAACTGTATCGAAATGCGCTGCGAAACAAAGAATGTGTGACATTAAAAGATCTGGCAGTGACAGGAACGGATCTGATCAATCTCGGAATAGCGCCGGGAAAAGAACTGGGAACGCTCTTAAATGAGCTGCTGGATATGGTGATCGAAGATCCGGCATGGAATCAAAAAGGAAAATTGTGTGATTACGTGAAAGAAAGATTTGGCTTTTAG
- a CDS encoding ATP-binding protein, which produces MKIKEIEIKNFGKFSNQRFVFRDGIQVFYGENEFGKSTIYGFLKAMLFGMERGRGKAAHNDAFSRFEPWENPNEYAGAMRFSCGEKTFCLKRRFDRYTKGAVLICEDDGEELSVEHGDLDMLLNGLTAEQFENTAAIGQLGARPGQSLAAELQNYAANYYETGNSGVDLAGAEERLKQRKKEITRKWKQLESEKAEKRQALQRKYQYIQQEKMRLESEMQEKKRQLADLREPEHVTEEEKKKISWQIIAAICLLAVGMLLHSVYTLIPVMVSILFLIWGMKDAQTQKSVRIKERETMESGYREKKQKLHWTLQRIGEEQKEKHISLNNVKEQLEELDFSGEEEQRLKKTARALEIASETMEKAAASMSKDFGTVLNEKASKILAKVTDGKYTRLLIEDSLKLILLSEGRRIPAERVSRGTVEQVYFALRMAALEILYGEEVPVILDDAFGCYDEKRLKYTLKWLSEQSRQVIILSCQKRELEILNEIEMERQGRP; this is translated from the coding sequence ATGAAGATAAAAGAGATTGAGATCAAAAACTTTGGAAAATTTTCAAATCAGAGATTTGTGTTTCGGGACGGGATTCAGGTGTTCTATGGAGAAAATGAATTCGGAAAGTCCACGATTTACGGATTTTTAAAAGCGATGCTCTTCGGGATGGAAAGAGGACGGGGAAAAGCGGCGCACAACGATGCGTTCAGCCGGTTTGAACCGTGGGAGAATCCGAATGAATACGCCGGAGCGATGCGGTTTTCCTGTGGTGAGAAGACCTTTTGTCTGAAACGGCGTTTTGACCGGTACACAAAAGGCGCAGTGCTGATCTGCGAGGACGACGGTGAGGAACTTTCTGTGGAGCATGGTGATCTGGATATGCTGTTAAATGGATTGACAGCGGAACAGTTTGAAAATACGGCAGCGATTGGACAGCTTGGAGCAAGACCCGGGCAAAGTCTGGCGGCAGAGCTTCAGAATTATGCAGCAAATTATTACGAAACAGGAAACAGCGGAGTAGATCTGGCAGGGGCAGAGGAGCGCTTAAAGCAGCGCAAAAAGGAAATCACCCGGAAATGGAAGCAGCTGGAATCGGAAAAAGCAGAGAAACGGCAGGCACTTCAACGAAAATATCAGTATATTCAGCAGGAAAAGATGCGTTTGGAGTCAGAGATGCAGGAAAAGAAGCGGCAGCTTGCAGATTTAAGAGAACCTGAGCATGTGACAGAAGAGGAGAAGAAAAAAATCAGCTGGCAGATAATCGCAGCCATATGTCTGTTGGCAGTTGGCATGCTTCTGCACAGTGTATATACATTGATTCCAGTCATGGTAAGTATTTTGTTTCTTATTTGGGGAATGAAAGACGCGCAGACACAAAAAAGTGTCCGGATCAAAGAACGAGAAACGATGGAATCCGGTTACAGGGAGAAAAAGCAGAAGCTGCACTGGACGCTGCAGCGCATCGGGGAGGAACAGAAGGAAAAGCACATCAGTTTAAATAATGTAAAAGAACAGTTGGAGGAGCTGGATTTTTCCGGAGAAGAGGAGCAGAGGCTGAAAAAGACGGCACGGGCACTGGAGATTGCATCCGAGACAATGGAGAAGGCAGCGGCATCCATGTCAAAAGATTTCGGTACAGTACTGAATGAAAAAGCATCAAAAATCCTTGCGAAAGTGACAGATGGAAAGTATACAAGGCTTCTGATTGAGGATTCTCTGAAACTGATCCTTTTATCAGAAGGGCGGCGGATCCCGGCAGAACGAGTCAGCAGGGGAACCGTGGAGCAGGTTTATTTTGCGCTTCGAATGGCAGCTCTTGAGATTCTGTATGGCGAGGAAGTTCCGGTGATCCTGGATGATGCGTTTGGATGTTATGACGAAAAAAGATTAAAATATACGCTAAAATGGTTGAGCGAACAGTCAAGACAGGTTATAATACTTAGTTGCCAAAAACGTGAACTTGAAATTTTAAATGAGATAGAAATGGAAAGACAGGGTAGACCATAG
- a CDS encoding metallophosphoesterase family protein: MVKWIHIADVHLGASPDAGDAYSKVRPQELWDTFAEVIDICEREQTDLLLIAGDLFHRQPLKKELKEVDYYFSRLSRTKVVLIAGNHDFLKQDSYYRSFQWSSNVYPLFDKEPECVIFEDLDVAVTGFSYESREILTPFDGGIRAEGDAKYEILLVHGGDEKHLPIQKSLLEKSGFDYIAMGHIHKPQQVIPGLAAYAGALEPTDKNDTGKHGFIRGEISERGTRFEFVPLAKREYLHLVLETESRMGNAEVRELIRGQIQEHGRENLYKFILTGKRDPDIEFDTGSKDRYGNILEIVDETIPDYDFEELWKANQENLIGKYIEAFGGCETGSVEYEALCEGIQALMANRQ, from the coding sequence ATGGTAAAATGGATTCACATTGCGGATGTTCATCTGGGTGCGTCTCCGGATGCGGGAGACGCTTATTCAAAGGTGCGGCCGCAGGAATTGTGGGATACCTTTGCGGAAGTGATCGACATCTGTGAGCGAGAACAGACGGATCTGCTTCTCATTGCGGGGGATCTGTTCCACAGACAGCCGCTGAAGAAAGAATTAAAAGAAGTGGATTATTATTTTTCCCGACTTTCCCGGACAAAGGTTGTTCTGATTGCCGGGAACCATGATTTTTTAAAGCAGGATTCTTACTACCGGAGCTTTCAGTGGAGCAGCAATGTATATCCGCTGTTTGACAAAGAGCCGGAGTGTGTGATCTTTGAGGATCTTGATGTGGCAGTGACGGGATTCAGCTATGAGTCACGGGAGATACTGACACCTTTTGATGGAGGGATCCGTGCGGAAGGAGACGCAAAGTATGAGATTCTTCTGGTTCACGGCGGAGATGAAAAACATCTTCCGATACAGAAAAGTCTGTTGGAAAAAAGCGGATTCGACTATATTGCCATGGGGCATATCCACAAGCCGCAGCAGGTGATCCCGGGACTTGCAGCATATGCGGGTGCATTGGAACCGACCGATAAGAATGATACAGGAAAGCATGGATTTATCAGGGGAGAGATTTCAGAAAGAGGCACTAGATTTGAATTTGTACCACTGGCAAAACGGGAATATCTGCATTTGGTGCTCGAGACAGAGAGCCGGATGGGAAATGCAGAAGTGCGGGAACTGATCCGGGGACAGATTCAGGAGCATGGAAGAGAGAATCTCTACAAATTCATTCTGACGGGAAAGAGGGATCCGGATATTGAATTTGATACGGGTTCCAAGGATAGATATGGGAATATTCTGGAAATTGTGGATGAGACGATTCCGGATTATGATTTTGAAGAACTGTGGAAGGCAAATCAGGAGAATCTGATCGGAAAATACATTGAAGCGTTTGGGGGATGTGAGACAGGAAGCGTAGAGTATGAGGCGCTTTGTGAAGGAATTCAGGCATTGATGGCAAACCGGCAGTAG
- the asnS gene encoding asparagine--tRNA ligase: MELVTVRELFKNREQYLDKKVTVGGWIRSIRDSKTFGFIVVNDGSYFEPLQVVYHDKMENFDEISRQNVGAAIIVTGTLVATPQAKQPFEIQADEVTVEGASAPDYPLQKKRHSFEYLRTISHLRPRTNTFQAVFRVRSMIAYAIHQFFQERGFVYVHTPLITGSDCEGAGEMFQVTTLDLKDVPKSADGSIDYSKDFFGKETNLTVSGQLNGETFAQAFRSIYTFGPTFRAENSNTTRHAAEFWMIEPEIAFADLEDNMDLAESMLKYVISYVLENAPEEMNFFNSFVDKGLLDRLNNVVNSDFARVTYTEAVDILMKNNDKFEYKVSWGTDLQTEHERYLTEEIYKRPVFVTDYPKEIKAFYMKQNDDGKTVAAVDCLVPGIGEIIGGSQREDDFEKLRTRMAEMDLNEEDYKFYLDLRKYGSTRHAGFGLGFERCVMYLTGMSNIRDVIPFPRTVNNCDL; this comes from the coding sequence TATTTTGAGCCTCTGCAGGTGGTATATCATGACAAAATGGAGAATTTTGATGAGATCTCCAGACAGAATGTCGGAGCAGCGATCATTGTGACCGGTACACTGGTAGCGACACCACAGGCAAAACAGCCGTTTGAGATTCAGGCAGACGAAGTGACAGTAGAGGGAGCGTCCGCACCGGACTATCCGCTGCAGAAGAAGCGCCACAGCTTTGAATATTTGAGAACGATCTCTCATTTACGTCCGAGAACGAACACATTCCAGGCCGTATTTCGAGTACGTTCCATGATCGCATATGCGATCCACCAGTTCTTCCAGGAGAGAGGATTTGTGTATGTACACACACCACTGATCACAGGAAGTGACTGTGAAGGTGCAGGTGAGATGTTCCAGGTGACGACACTGGATCTGAAAGATGTACCAAAGAGTGCAGACGGAAGCATTGATTACAGCAAAGATTTCTTTGGAAAAGAGACGAATCTGACAGTGAGCGGACAGCTCAACGGAGAGACATTTGCACAGGCATTCAGGAGCATTTATACATTTGGACCGACATTCCGTGCCGAGAACTCCAACACGACAAGACATGCGGCAGAGTTCTGGATGATCGAGCCTGAGATTGCATTTGCAGATCTGGAAGACAATATGGATTTGGCAGAGTCCATGTTAAAATATGTAATCTCCTATGTTCTGGAGAATGCTCCGGAAGAGATGAACTTCTTCAACTCATTTGTGGACAAGGGACTGCTTGACCGTTTGAACAATGTGGTAAATTCAGACTTTGCAAGAGTGACTTACACAGAAGCGGTTGATATTCTGATGAAGAACAACGACAAGTTTGAATATAAAGTTTCCTGGGGGACAGATCTGCAGACAGAGCATGAGCGTTATCTCACAGAAGAGATCTACAAACGTCCGGTATTCGTGACAGACTATCCGAAGGAGATCAAAGCATTCTATATGAAACAGAATGATGACGGCAAGACAGTGGCAGCAGTAGACTGTCTGGTACCGGGAATCGGAGAGATCATCGGAGGAAGCCAGAGAGAGGACGACTTCGAAAAACTTCGCACAAGAATGGCAGAGATGGATCTGAACGAGGAGGATTACAAGTTCTATCTGGATCTGAGAAAATATGGTTCTACGAGACATGCAGGATTTGGTCTTGGATTTGAAAGATGTGTGATGTATCTGACAGGTATGTCCAATATCCGTGACGTGATTCCGTTCCCGAGAACTGTAAATAACTGTGATTTATAA